Proteins encoded in a region of the Panicum hallii strain FIL2 chromosome 3, PHallii_v3.1, whole genome shotgun sequence genome:
- the LOC112884693 gene encoding uncharacterized protein LOC112884693: MSNVSQDHSSHSDESQDHSSHSDQSISSEKLEEMMWEEINDPIEAQLQAHLEGQLEVKLHAKLAGTSNKSGRNKRRYINRDHEEDHNRLFAKYFSSNPLYTDDQFRRRFRMRKHLFLCIVEALGVWSPFFRLRRDAFGKVGLSPLQKCTAAIRMLAYGTPANLMDESFGVAESTAMECMIYFVQGVRHIYGQRYLRRPTEEDIQHLLQFGEAHGFPGMLGSVDCMHWEWQNCPVAWKEQFTRGDYGVSTIMLEVVASADLWIWHAFFGAAGSNNDINVLDQSPLFTDVVQGRAPTVQFSVNGNNYNIGYYLADGIYPE; this comes from the coding sequence ATGTCTAATGTGTCACAAGATCACTCTAGCCATTCTGATGAGTCACAAGATCACTCTAGTCATTCTGATCAGTCTATCTCTAGTGAGAAGCTTGAAGAGATGATGTGGGAAGAAATTAACGATCCTATTGAGGCTCAACTACAAGCTCATCTTGAAGGCCAACTTGAAGTGAAGTTGCATGCAAAACTTGCTGGTACCTCTAATAAAAGTGGGCGCAACAAACGGAGGTACATAAATAGAGATCACGAAGAAGACCATAACAGGTTGTTTGCTAAATATTTTTCAAGCAATCCTTTATACACCGATGATCAGTTCCGTAGAAGATTTCGCATGAGGAAGCATTTATTCTTGTGCATTGTAGAAGCTCTTGGTGTTTGGTCTCCTTTTTTTCGTCTTAGAAGAGATGCCTTTGGCAAGGTGGGTCTATCACCATTGCAGAAATGTACTGCTGCAATCCGAATGTTGGCATATGGAACACCGGCTAATCTTATGGATGAGTCTTTTGGTGTAGCTGAAAGCACGGCAATGGAGTGCATGATCTATTTTGTTCAAGGTGTGAGGCATATTTATGGACAACGCTATCTCCGCAGGCCTACTGAAGAAGATATTCAGCATTTACTTCAGTTTGGAGAGGCACATGGATTTCCAGGTATGTTGGGCAGTGTTGATTGCATGCATTGGGAATGGCAAAATTGCCCGGTTGCATGGAAGGAACAATTCACCCGTGGTGATTATGGAGTCTCTACTATCATGCTTGAAGTAGTTGCATCTGCTGACCTATGGATTTGGCATGCATTTTTTGGTGCTGCTGGTTCAAACAACGACATCAATGTGTTGGACCAGTCACCCTTGTTCACTGATGTGGTACAAGGAAGAGCGCCTACTGTTCAGTTTAGTGTTAATGGGAACAACTACAATATCGGATATTATCTAGCTGATGGTATTTATCCTGAGTGA